The Desulfuromonas versatilis genome has a segment encoding these proteins:
- a CDS encoding zinc-ribbon domain-containing protein yields MRILACPHCGFSKQVPADRIPAGTKRVSCPKCKQLFNLDGGTPAAPRPAPPQPPPPAAAQPSAPAPKSPAATPNLAEQAVITCPHCGYRREVPREKIPPRPAKVLCRQCEKEFTIRGELFRDATRLAANPQHPTLTPAAASEDADGPAPTRLAGLGELFSRTWEVFKRRILTLIGINLLAMVLALAAYFLLGSGADLLRGMFGDNPVVMGLAALVMVGLSLLVVTAVCAAMTYAIVDEDLGVREALGYGIQNFRSFLWVFTLAGFILCGGYLAFILPGLLFTVWFVFAQFVLAHDDVRGMEALLKSRAYVRGHGWGVCGRLLLLGVLGTVVSLIPIVGLLASLLLGPFTLIYYHEIFRDLRAIKTNLSYPGSGREKAKWLLAGTAGYLVVPVFGLLLLGPAMWQGLNQLRGSGSFEAYQATATYRPQPAFVEQEARPLAEAEQQTGMGAAAAPAQSPTTLVVPRTGENPAEVMLYVYAINYRGSVRLNGEEIYPIEGERDMNYNYTGSATLQDGRNVFEVAYQALPDAWMTKLQLKVFRYDWTNAQETVFAEWTIEDPGSSRAFEVILGD; encoded by the coding sequence ATGAGAATCCTGGCCTGCCCCCACTGCGGTTTCAGCAAGCAGGTTCCCGCCGATCGTATCCCTGCGGGGACCAAGCGGGTGAGTTGCCCGAAATGCAAGCAGCTGTTCAACCTCGACGGGGGCACGCCGGCAGCGCCCCGACCGGCGCCACCTCAACCGCCCCCGCCTGCCGCTGCACAACCGAGCGCCCCTGCCCCGAAATCCCCCGCAGCCACCCCGAACCTGGCCGAGCAGGCGGTGATCACCTGCCCCCACTGCGGTTACCGCCGCGAGGTTCCCCGGGAGAAGATTCCGCCGCGGCCTGCCAAGGTGCTTTGCCGGCAGTGCGAGAAAGAATTCACCATCCGCGGGGAACTGTTCCGCGACGCCACCAGGCTGGCTGCCAACCCCCAGCACCCGACCCTGACGCCAGCTGCCGCCAGCGAGGATGCCGACGGCCCGGCTCCGACCCGGCTTGCCGGCCTGGGCGAGCTGTTCTCCCGGACCTGGGAGGTTTTCAAGCGGCGCATCCTGACCCTGATCGGCATCAACCTGCTGGCCATGGTGCTGGCCCTGGCCGCCTATTTTCTGCTGGGATCGGGGGCCGATCTGTTGCGGGGGATGTTCGGGGACAACCCGGTGGTCATGGGATTGGCCGCCCTGGTCATGGTCGGGCTGTCCCTGCTGGTGGTCACGGCGGTCTGCGCGGCCATGACCTACGCCATCGTCGACGAGGACCTCGGGGTCCGCGAGGCACTCGGCTACGGCATCCAGAATTTCCGCTCCTTCCTCTGGGTTTTCACCCTGGCCGGGTTCATCCTCTGCGGCGGCTACCTGGCCTTCATCCTCCCCGGCCTGCTGTTCACCGTCTGGTTCGTCTTTGCCCAGTTCGTGCTCGCCCACGACGACGTGAGGGGCATGGAGGCCCTGCTCAAAAGCCGCGCCTACGTGCGCGGCCACGGCTGGGGGGTCTGCGGTCGCCTGCTCTTGCTGGGGGTGCTGGGGACTGTCGTTTCGCTCATCCCGATCGTCGGCCTGCTGGCCAGCCTGCTGCTCGGGCCCTTCACCCTGATCTATTACCACGAGATCTTCCGCGATCTGCGCGCCATCAAAACCAACCTCAGCTATCCCGGATCGGGCCGCGAAAAGGCCAAATGGCTGCTCGCCGGGACAGCCGGCTACCTGGTGGTGCCGGTTTTCGGGCTGCTGCTGCTCGGCCCGGCGATGTGGCAGGGACTGAACCAGCTGCGCGGCTCCGGATCCTTCGAGGCGTATCAGGCTACCGCGACTTACCGGCCGCAACCCGCCTTCGTGGAGCAGGAGGCGCGGCCCCTTGCCGAAGCGGAACAGCAAACGGGGATGGGTGCTGCGGCCGCGCCGGCACAGTCCCCGACGACCCTGGTGGTCCCCCGAACCGGGGAGAATCCGGCGGAGGTGATGCTCTACGTCTATGCGATCAACTACCGGGGCAGCGTCCGGCTCAACGGCGAGGAGATCTACCCCATCGAGGGCGAGCGCGACATGAATTACAACTACACCGGCAGCGCCACCCTGCAGGACGGACGCAACGTCTTCGAAGTCGCTTACCAGGCCCTGCCCGATGCCTGGATGACCAAGCTGCAGCTCAAGGTCTTCCGCTACGACTGGACCAACGCTCAGGAGACCGTGTTCGCCGAGTGGACCATCGAAGACCCCGGCAGCAGCCGCGCCTTCGAGGTGATTCTCGGCGACTGA